The proteins below are encoded in one region of Sebastes fasciatus isolate fSebFas1 chromosome 16, fSebFas1.pri, whole genome shotgun sequence:
- the LOC141752770 gene encoding gap junction delta-2 protein-like, whose protein sequence is MGDWSILGRFLTEVQNHSTVIGKIWLTMLLIFRILLVALVGDAVYSDEQSKFTCNTLQPGCNNVCYDTFAPVSHLRFWVFQIVLVSTPSIFYIVYVLQKITKNEKPEDDKKVQVVPRSSPSLERDRGGDKETTLEAGDPYNATYNNEDWSSREEECEERNQLEEDAREVWKDPTQLSSQVLLIYIIHVLLRSIMEIIFLIGQYYLFGFEVPHLFRCETYPCPNRTDCFVSRATEKTIFLNFMFSVSLGCFILNIVELHYLGWIYIFRVLLSACCTCCDSGRNPGARVDLYSDNNPLFLELKHSLCGRVVLQTASPTSRDRSGGVPNQGPAISFETDSTLECTSKRTPDEKDRSKTRLHNMAKTGRGKKSWL, encoded by the coding sequence ATGGGAGACTGGTCCATTCTTGGCCGCTTCCTAACGGAAGTTCAAAACCACTCCACGGTCATCGGCAAGATCTGGCTGACGATGCTGCTCATCTTCCGCATCCTGCTCGTGGCCCTGGTCGGGGACGCGGTCTACAGCGACGAGCAGTCCAAGTTCACCTGCAACACCCTGCAGCCTGGCTGCAACAACGTCTGCTACGACACTTTTGCTCCCGTCTCACACTTGCGCTTCTGGGTCTTCCAGATCGTCCTGGTCTCCACGCCTTCCATCTTCTACATCGTCTACGTCTTGCAAAAAATCACTAAGAATGAAAAGCCAGAGGATGATAAGAAGGTCCAAGTGGTACCCAGGTCCTCGCCTTCACTAGAAAGGGACAGAGGAGGAGATAAAGAGACGACGTTGGAGGCCGGCGATCCTTATAACGCAACCTATAACAATGAGGACTGGAGCTCACGGGAAGAGGAGTGTGAGGAGAGGAACCAGCTGGAGGAGGATGCGAGAGAGGTATGGAAGGATCCAACCCAGCTCTCCAGCCAAGTCTTACTCATCTACATCATACACGTTCTGCTGCGCTCCATCATGGAGATAATCTTCCTCATTGGACAGTATTACCTATTCGGATTCGAAGTCCCGCACCTCTTCCGCTGCGAGACCTACCCCTGTCCGAACAGGACCGACTGCTTCGTGTCTCGAGCGACAGAGAAGACCATCTTCCTCAACTTCATGTTCAGCGTCAGTCTAGGTTGCTTCATTTTGAACATTGTGGAGCTGCATTATCTGGGCTGGATCTATATCTTCAGAGTGCTGTTATCCGCGTGTTGTACGTGCTGCGACTCGGGTAGGAACCCCGGGGCGCGGGTGGATTTATACTCCGATAACAACCCACTGTTCCTCGAACTCAAGCACTCTCTGTGCGGTAGGGTCGTCCTGCAGACCGCCTCACCCACATCACGGGACAGGAGCGGCGGCGTTCCCAACCAAGGCCCGGCCATCTCCTTTGAGACGGACTCCACGCTGGAGTGTACTTCGAAGAGAACTCCAGATGAGAAGGATCGCAGCAAGACTAGACTGCACAACATGGCCAAAACAGGAAGAGGGAAAAAGTCATGGCTGTAA